The stretch of DNA tcctaTCTGATGTCATTCTTCCCCTTACGCCACCTTCTCGTTTTAGCTGTAGATTCCACTTTCTCTAAACAATTCTCTACCTCCCAGAGTAGAACAGGTAATCCCAAATTGTCCCTATTTTCCTTATTACACCATAACACTTACCTATTATCAAGCAAATCAATGTGCTTTTTCCTTTACCCCAATGAAGCTTGAAGCTAGCTTTTGGTTAAAAAATgagcagaccacctgaggtcaggattgcCCCCAAATTACCTAAATTTTGTGGTAGAGAGAACCAGAAGTCCAATCTACTATATACAAAGTAAGTatcttatctgaaatgcttgggacctaGGTCTATACGGGAAATTCATTTATGCTTCATATCCACATACCCTGAAGGTCAACTACGTCTATACGGGAAATTCATTTATGCTTCATATCCACATACCCTGAAGGTCAACTACTTCTTCCTCAGGGACAATGAATAGTATTGTGTACCTGCATTTTGACTATAACCCACCATGAGGGTAGGCTAGGGATTTTGTATTGTTGTGTCATAGCTCAGTTTCAGAGGTTGGAGCTTCTTGGATTAGAAATATGCTCAACCTGTAATTTTTATACTTGCcttattttcctactttttgtAAGAAAATTTGCAGgccgggcagagtggctcacacctgtaatcccagcactttgggaggccaaggcgggtgtatcacctgaggtcaggagttcaagtccagcacGGCCAACAGtcaaaccccgtctatactaaaaacacaaaaactagccaggcatgagacacatgcttgtagtcccaactactcaggctgaggcaggagaatcgcttgagcccaggaggcagaggttgcactgagccgagatcgtgccactgcactccagcctgggtgacaagaccaacactgtctcaaaaaaacaacaaagccgggcgcagtggctcaagcctgtaatcccagcactttgggaggctcagacgggcggatcacgaggtcaggagatcgagaccatcctggctaacacaggtgaaaccccgtctctactaaaacacacacacacacacacaaaaaaggccaaatgcagtggctcatgcctgtaatcccagcactttgggaggctgagacaggcggatcacaaggtcaggagttcaaaaccagcctggccaacatagcgaatccctatctctacaagaaatactaaatttagctgggcgtggtggcaggtgcctgtaggcccagctacctgggaaaccaaggcaggagaatcacttgaacccggaaggtggaggtggcagagagctgagatcacgccactgcactccagcctgggtgacacagtaagactgtctcaaaaacaaaacaaaacaaaaaaaatggctaGACTCTTAAGCATCAAGAAGCTGTCACTTTACCTATTTATGGCAAACATAtctatacaaggaaaaaaaaatgttctgaagCCAAGGTgaccataagaaaaaaatgtcacttgTGTCACTTGGTGTTCTAAGTTATCATGATTTCTCATGACATGATCAGTTATGACTTTGCAATGATTTTGCACTATCTATCCAAGTATGGGCAGAGAGATTAAGGAACtgattatttaatgtttattataatCCTACTATCAATCTGCCTCCTAACTCCAGCCTCAACAGGCTTTAAATCCAAAGGCTTAAATACATTTGCCAACATGTCAAAAAGAACCTTTATTACTTCTTTTGACTGCCACTTATGCTTTCTTGCCAGATGCCTTTGGAGCAGGTGCTTTCTGGGCTGGAGCTTTTTGACCCTTCTGAGCTTTTGGAGCAGGCGCAGCCTTCTGGCCTGTGGCTTTCTGGGCAGGAATCTTCTGGGCTGGAGCCTTTTTAGTCGCGGTGGTCATCTTTTTTGCTGGAActttagcagcagcagcagtaccCTTAGTACCAGGTGCTTTTTTGGGAGAAGCTTTCAGGAGAGCTGCCTTTTGAAGCTTCTTAACTTCATTCTTGATTATTCTGTTCCTCTGAAAATTATCAATGTAAGAAAGCATTtattgtgtatacatacaataAACTCCAATTTAtgctggttttataaagggcattAAGTGGTCTGTTCCCCTGCATCTGAAGAAAAGTAACAACTCCATAATGACATCATGAAATACAAAAGAGGATAAATTCTCCCTTTTTACAGAAAGCTCCCAAGAAGCTGGCAGCTTGAAATGGGGTTTGGCTACTGCTCCCTCATTATTCTAAAGCTGTTACACAAAAACACAGATCTTAAATCTTACCATTTTCTTTGCCTTCATAACTTTAAAACGATCAAAATCTGTCATCTTGgctttctgttaaaaaaataaataaaaattatccctCTCACACTACCTTGAACTCTCCAAAAAAAGGACCAGAATCCATATGACCCCAAGTTATTACCCGTTCTCTGGCTTCAATCTTCTTGGCCCATCGTGTGGCTGCCCATTTTGTATTGATGTCTGCCTTCTGCCAGGCTTGTCGGACATACTTCTGGCGGGCACTAGAACGAGCCAAGACCACAGATCAGCTTTGAAGTCACTCATTATCAAGGACACTTTCTTTGTTCCTTGAAAAGCACTCTTCCTGTTACACTTCTTTCTCTACATAAGACACAACGCCTGGCACACTatgtattttactcatttttgtgtTCAGTAAGCCAGAAAAGGTTGTAATTTCAAGCATATTTTAATCAAAACTGTAATCCAgttccaatttttcttttagagaggaTCTtgcttgccacccaggctggaatgcagtggtatgatcacggctcactgcaggctcgaccttcttggctcaagccatcctcctgcctcagcctcccaagtagctgggactacaggtgcataccagcacacccagttaatttttgtattttttgtagagacagggtcttgctacgttgcccacgctgctctccaactcctgggctcaagcaatcctccaccttggccttccaaagtgctgggattacaggtgtgagccactgcacccagccaaatccattttatgaatttaaaaactacctctcggccaggcgcagtggctcacatctgtaatcccagcactttgggaggtcgaggtgggtggatcacctgaggtcaggagttcaagaccagcctgaccaacatagtgaaaccctgtctttactaaaaacacaaacattagccaagcgtggttgcaggtgcctataatcccagctacttgggaggctgaggttgcagtgagccgagattgtatcactgcactctagcttgggtgacagagtgagactccgtgtcaaaaaaaagagaaagaaagagccacccggaaaacaaacaacacaaaaacccCACCTCTGACTATATATAATTCCACTTGGGCAGTGGACGTgttgaaaacctttttttttcttcttcttttgagacagggtcttgctctgtaacccagatTGGAGAATGCACtggcgcaatgttggctcactgcgacttccACTTCCTAGGTTCTAGCAATTCTACCGTTTCATCCActcaaacagctgggactacaggagtacaccaccacacctgactaatttttggacttttagtggagacagggttggctaggctggtctcaaattcctggcctcaagttatcttcccgccttggcctcccagactgctgagattacaggtatgagccactgcacccatccaaGCCATTCATTCTCATAACAGACAAAGTAATTAATGTTAACTCTTAcgctctttaaaaaacaattttacagTAAAAATTTGTGGCCAAAcatcctaaaaataaaatccagggtGCTCCGGAATCCAAGGCAGAATTACAAGACTACCTAGTGAAAAATCTAAGTTACCAGGTATTTCCTACTGCTTTGAACTTTGACAAGTATGCTCAAGCTTCATCCCTAATTGTGCTTCAAACAATGCGGTATGTCATAGTAGCAGCAGCACGGCTATGTTCACTCGAGGTTGTTCAAGTGGCATGTTTCCAACCACCAGTACTTCCATTATGTGTTAATACACGTACTGCAGTGTCTGTAGCGCTCAGCATACAGCAAGtttttgactattttttaaagcatgcaAAATTACATTATTTAGACCTACTTTATCTGTAGTGGCCACGTGATAGTACATGTTCCACTGTAACCAtcactgtgagttgaattaacTGTATAGTAACACACtaaagtgttttaattttcatgtcaAAAAAGAACCACTATTCACCGTCTCATTTAAATGTAAGCTAGGGATAAAACCCTTCATGTTAAATATTGTGTAACTGACACACACTAAAAGCTTGCCTAATGATAGCTAGTATCAAAAAACACAAGACTTAGTACTTTTGTTACTTTAAGCTAAAAGTTTGGCAGAGACCAGAAGAGGATGGCAAGTCTAAACAAAAGCAAAGCCCTAAACTACCAGGGTAGAAAAGTGACCTtaaggcatttattttattttcgagacagggtctcattctgtcatccaggctggagtgcagtggcatgatcgtggctctctgcagcctagacctcactaaagtgatcctcccaactcagcacCCCCACGGCCCcccacctgggattacaggcacgtgccaccatgcccaacgaatttttttgttattttttgtagacaggggtttccaccatgttgcccatgctggtctcgaaactcttgggctcaagagaccctcccacCATGGCCCCCCAAAGtattgggataacaggcgtgagctatcacacccaggacattttaaaagtaaacaatcCCTGTCTACTTCTATAATGTAAATCCTTCTTCAGGATGGCTTGGAATCTTCCATATTGTTTACTCTAAAACAAACTTTTACCAGTATAAACAAATCTGGGGATGGGGGGGAGGAGTGATATTAGTGGATAGTTACCTGTGTGGAAACTTGAGGATGAAATCAGTGAGCTGCATGCACTTGAAAGGCATGGCCTGTCTCCTCACTTGAGTGCAAGGTCCATCGACCAAAGCCTAGAACACAAACATCAAGAACTTCAGTGCAAAATCTAACAGCAATTAAAATGGTCAGATGGTTCTGTAAAATTACTTATCCGTTCAGGGCCATCAAACCCACACTACTATTTAAATAAATTGCTAAGACAGGGAATTGTCCTATCTGGGTCACGTATGTTTACTTCTTTTGCTCAACACAAACATTTCTCCACACCATTAAACGTTCCTTTTTAAACTATTAGTACCCCATAGAAACCAACCACATGTGATTTACAAGCAACTTTAGGACTCTGATCCCTGTTCATTTATAGCCGGTGGTCAACTCCTTAGTTTGCTTGTCTCAAATACACAGCAGTAGATACAAAAGTGCTTTCTATGTGTTGGATCTGTTCTAGACTCACTTTATGCATAGTAACTCATTTAAAACTAACCAACTTTTCAGTCCATAACTGGCTCTACCTTAAGTGGCTAACACTAAAATTCAATACTAAGAGCTAATTTAAGGCTGTGCTTACAACACTTACCATTACCTGTTTCCTCAATGATAAAATAAAGCTACTACCCACAGCAACCTCATCTTACACAGCCATCGAGACAATTCATTTGTCAACTGCAGAGCACATGTCCACTGCCATGTTTAGTAAGAAGTTGTGACACTTACCCTGTTCTGATCAATAACATCTACAATTGCGACCAATTTTCCGGCATGAGGTCCAAAGGAGACGTAGGCCACCCGGCCAACCTCCACAAAGCGCCTGAACACCTAAAATTGGGGGAGAAAGGACAGTGAAACTTACTTATAAATACTCACTAGATACGTTACTCTCTGCAGCTAGAAACGACATGGTTAAATTCAGCGAAAAGGAATGCTGCAGGGGAACACTCGCCCGAGCGCCAGGCGCCAACCAGGAAGGACGAAATCGGCAGACGCCTCAGTAGCTAAAGCCCGCTCCCACCGCCACCGCCTGCCAGCTCTCAGCTCCGCAAGGCCCAGGCGGCGGGACAAGGCTCTCGGACCACTAGCCGCCTCGACAGTCCAGCTCCAGCGGCGGAGGCGCGCACGCGTGGCCCAAGGCGCGCCAGGCCTTGCCGGGCCCTCCACGCGCTCGCCAGCCGCGAGTCCAGGAAGGGTCAGTTTCCGGTGCACGGCCGGTCCGGGGACCCTCACCATGCGCTTCCCGGGACCCTCTGGGAGCCGTTCGGCGCCTCAGCTTCCCagcagaggtggaggttgaacGGCATGGTCGCCAGCCCCTGAGCCCGCATCAGTAAGACTCACCATGTTGGCGGCGTTCGGCGAGAAGGAAGGAGGCCCGCCCAAACGTGCGCCTCTGTAGAAGAAC from Piliocolobus tephrosceles isolate RC106 chromosome 2, ASM277652v3, whole genome shotgun sequence encodes:
- the RPL14 gene encoding 60S ribosomal protein L14 produces the protein MVFRRFVEVGRVAYVSFGPHAGKLVAIVDVIDQNRALVDGPCTQVRRQAMPFKCMQLTDFILKFPHSARQKYVRQAWQKADINTKWAATRWAKKIEARERKAKMTDFDRFKVMKAKKMRNRIIKNEVKKLQKAALLKASPKKAPGTKGTAAAAKVPAKKMTTATKKAPAQKIPAQKATGQKAAPAPKAQKGQKAPAQKAPAPKASGKKA